In a genomic window of Meleagris gallopavo isolate NT-WF06-2002-E0010 breed Aviagen turkey brand Nicholas breeding stock chromosome 1, Turkey_5.1, whole genome shotgun sequence:
- the SOCS2 gene encoding suppressor of cytokine signaling 2 — RRKANYFLWQIKLYDACRTPACEQHKKWVSADPSGEEQAVKQTAGSKSICAFSPSLPGWYWGNMSVAEAKERLQDAPEGTFLVRDSSHSEYLLTISVKTSAGPTNLRIEYQDGKFRLDSITCVRSRLKQFNSVVHLIEYYVLMCKDRTETPSNGTVHLYLNKPLYTSAPSLQHRCRITINKCTNQIWELPLPTRLKEYLKEYRYQV; from the coding sequence TATGATGCCTGCAGGACTCCAGCTTGCGAGCAGCACAAGAAGTGGGTTAGTGCAGATCCGTCGGGCGAGGAGCAGGCTGTTAAACAGACAGCCGGCAGCAAATCGATCTGTGCTTTCTCCCCTTCTTTACCAGGGTGGTACTGGGGCAACATGAGTGTTGCCGAAGCCAAGGAGAGGTTGCAGGATGCCCCCGAAGGGACTTTTTTGGTTAGGGACAGTTCGCATTCCGAGTATCTGCTGACCATCTCAGTCAAAACCTCGGCGGGACCGACCAACCTGCGCATTGAGTACCAGGACGGCAAGTTCAGGCTGGACTCCATCACCTGCGTCAGATCGAGGCTCAAGCAGTTCAACAGTGTCGTGCACTTGATCGAGTACTACGTTCTGATGTGCAAGGACAGAACCGAAACGCCTTCGAATGGGACGGTCCACCTCTACTTGAACAAACCCCTGTACACATCAGCCCCGTCTCTGCAACACCGCTGCAGAATAACTATAAACAAATGTACCAACCAGATCTGGGAGCTGCCGTTGCCAACAAGGCTAAAAGAGTACTTGAAAGAGTACCGGTACCAGGTATAA